The nucleotide sequence ATTGAGACGATGAAAGAATATCGAGGATATTAGCGATGAGCATTACCCGAAAAGCCATTATTCCGAAGGGAATGGAAATTTTATACGAAAAATATCGCTACTGCCCTGGCATTCGGGTTGGGAATATGTTGTATATCTCAGGGCAGGTGGGCCGCGATGAAAATTTACAAGTCGTCGAGGAAACGGAAGCTCAATTTGTGCAGGCTTTCGAGAACGTGAAACAGGTACTCTTAGCAGCAGACGCCTCTTTTAACGATGTGGTAGAGATGATTACCTACCACGTCACAGGGATAGGCTCCGGTCAGTCACAGGTTCAACTGTCTTCTAAGTTAGAGCAACAGCCAGGGACCATTCCCCACCTGCCGCTGTTTATGCAGGTCAAAGACCGTTACTTCACCCATCAGTTTCCCACTTGGACGGGCGTAGGTGTGACGGGCTTATCTACACCAGGGCTTATCGTAGAGATTAAGTGTACGGCAATCCTCGAAAGGTAGAGCAACATGCTCAACAAGTTTGAGCCGGGAGCTGAGAGGAAAGCATTCAAACTAGCTTGAATTGTTGTTTGATTCGCTGACAATTAATTAGGCCGAATATTAGCCAGAACGCCAGTAATCCAGAGGTCAGCATAAGAACCGATACGGCACCAAACTGACTAATGAGTACAGGGGCAGCCGCTGTAAATAAACCCCCACCGACAATCGGTTCGAAAAAAAGTTGTTTGTAAGCAAAACTTTCAAAGGCCCCGGTTCGGTTGTCTGCATCTACCATACGGATTAATAAAATCCCCGTCGCAGTAACCCCCATCGACTGCCCCATATCGCCAATACCTCGCTCGAACCAATAAACAGGTAAAATGCGAGGAGCAAGATAAATAAAGGCTAAAATATTCCAGGTGATGCCGGCGATCGCCAAACTCAGAAAAATGCCAAGATTTGCTCCCAATACAGCAAGGTTAATTGAAGCTAAAGCTGTGACCACCACTACATCAAGAGCCACGCCACCGATTCTTTCTTGCAGTCTTCTGACAATCAGGCAATCGAGATCGAGATATTTCATGACCAGCTGGACGATGATGCCGCCAATTAATGCCATTGGAAATAGAGGGACTGCAGCAATTAACTCAAAGCCGCCTCTACCCCAAGCGATCGACTCGATCCAAGTAAGTGCGCGTAAGATTAACCAACCTATTACTACTGCCAAACCCGTAAAACCAAAGTTGAGTGAAAGTGGATCGACCAATAGGTTTTGCATCAACCGAGCTCTTCCTTCAAGTATTCTTTGGTCTTCGATTTCTGCCGTCTCTTGAAATTGAGCATCGCCACTACTGACTTCCTCCAGCTCGCTTTGGATATAGCCTTTTTGACGACCCCAATGAGCCAAGGCCACACCAAACATAATTCCAGAGACAATACCCACAGTAGCTAGGCCTAAGGCTAAATCTCCACCTTCGGGAAAACCCAACTGTGTGAAGGTTCCGGCCATTCCCGCCGCAGTACCGTGCCCTCCTTCAAAAGCAATTTCGATCAATGCTCCTGCAATGGGATCGACACCCAATAGAGGAGACAGAACTAGCACGACCAGAAGAATTCCGATCGTATACTGTCCCCAAGCAAGACTTTGGCCAAAGGCCACTTGAGGTGCAGTTTTACGCCAAACCTCTTTGGGATTGGGAATGGTTTCTCCTAAAAATAAAGCAGCAAAGACTATGTTGATAAAGATACCGGGAGCTTGCGACCAGACAGTCCGCATGGCTTCGGGAAATATTCCCCCTGCAAGATAAGAATCTGCATTTGCCCCCAAAGAATTTGCGATCGCGCCCAACACTCCAGGTCCTAACAACAGGGCAATCACTCCGGCTATAATCGATTCGGGCAAATAGAGAGTTTTAAATAACCTAACATTATGCTTGACGTATCTCGCCAAAAGGACCAAAATTCCCAGCATAATAAACGCAAAAAAAGCATTGAGGAGGTTAAACATCTTTAATGTGGCTCTTCGATGGTAACCCCAGTGTTATCAGACTTTGAGCTAGAGAACTGTAATTGAAGTTACTTTTGCTTGGCGTTTAACGATTAAATATGTTTAACGATTAAATATATAAACCAAGTCTAGCTTGAAGCCCGTAGTTTTGAGTTCTTTTTACTAGCGCTGTCGTTCGCTGCATTAGCCCCCTAAATTCCGTCATTGAATTTAGGGGGATGAGTGCAATGTCTAAAAACTTCAGGTCTCAACACGGACGAGGTTTGTTTCATTGTTAAATGCATGAATTGTTCGCTACTATCGGCTCGCTGGCCTTCAGAGGTTTTGTTCGCATATACTAAACTATTGCGAATTATTCAGAAACTCGATCGCCACCTTCGAGATTTCTTCGGGCATCTGGTTCATCATACAAATTGTCCCCTTTTCAAATTCAACCACTCTGCTGTGAGGAATAACCCGAGAGACAAAATGGCGATTTTCCATTTTCGCTAAGCCCAGTCGTTCAAATTCCTCCACGTCATCTAGTCCCCACAGAATGAGTGTGGGACAGGCGATCGTGCGAAATCTCGCTTCCGCCTCCAGGCAATAATCGGCTACAGCCCAAACTGCGTACAAAGGATAGCCAAAGCATTTAAAGTCATCTAAAACCCAGCGATGATTTAACTCGGCAGAACCTACGTATCTAGAGCGGGCTTGCCATCGTTTCATCAGGTGGGAGCCGTCTGCTTGAATTTGAAAGCCTCGCTCGAATAATTGCATTAGCCTTGCTTTACCCGCTTCGCCGAAGCCTGCGACGTTGCCCAAGATCAGCTTATTGAGGCGATCGGGGTAAGCGGCGGCCATCTCTCCAGCAACAAATGCACCGGTATGGTTGCCCATAATGCTTGCTTTCTGGATGCCTAGCTCGTCCAATAAGGCGATCGCCGTTTTGGCGTAGTCGGCGATCGTATACAGTCTGGGAGGCTTGTCAGAATCGCCAAAGCCCATGAGATCCATTGCAATCACCTGTCTGTTTTCAGCAAAAATGGGCATCAACTCGCGAAATTCATCGCTACTGCGGGGATTCATGTGCATTAAAAGAAGTGGCTCGCCTTCTCCACCGATTCGGTAAAGAATCTGGCCGTCGTCAGTATCTAAGAATGCCCGCTTGATAGGCTGGTTCATCTTTAAATCTCAATCCCTCAGTCAATTAGAACGCTTTATCGTATCCGCTCTTCTTCAATCAAAGTCCGTTGATAAATTTCCCCATCCCTGAACCAGTGCCAAGTACGAGCGCGACGAGCGTTGCCGGAATTAATATGAATCATTTCATAGACGTAAACGTCCGCTATATCTTTGTAACTAAACCACAAGATAACGATCGAATCATCTGCTTCCCACGCACGTCCGTGAATGCGTTCTGTGTCAAACCAGAGGCTTTTATCGCGGTAAGTGCCTGGAAACTGATACTCTTGCACCTTTCCATCAGGCCACTCATACCGATTGGTTTGAAAGTAGGGAGAAGAAGCATCCTCCTCTGGAAACTTGCAGGTTATCTGCGACTTGTGTTTGTCGATGATATTTCCGTCATTATCGATAATAGTATAAGTGCCAGCCCAGGTCCCTTCATGTCGAACGAGGACGGGCATTTCAGCTCGAATTGCAGACATGTCTAATGCTCCTTGTTGCTATCGCTTCAATCGCACCTAGTTTCAGATTTATCTATTTCCCTCAGGCATTGCTTCGCAGAGATAATCGCTAGTCGGACATATCGTCCGTGGCTTTTGGGAGATCGAACCACCAGGGATCGGGTGCGGAGTTTGTTTTGACCAAAAAGGCTTTCTTCCGCATAAATCGCGCGATCGCTGCCGGTCCCATGCGCGAACCCCCCAAGCCGGACCCTTTGAAGGCATTTTTCTCTCCTTCGTAGATGAATGCCGTTAACGCAGCATCGTTGATACTGATGCCACCCGCATCGATACGGCGTGCTACCTCTAGAGCTTCAGCGTCCGATCCGGCAAAAACAGCCGCGCTGAGGCCGTAGTTCGTATCGTTGGCTAGCGCCACGCCTTCTTCAACTGTCGAGAATGACATGACCGGCATAATCGGACCAAACGTTTCCTCTGCCATCACCTTCATCGATCGCTCGACCTGAGTCAAAACTGTCGGGCGACACCAGAGCCCCCCACCTAATGCTTCAATTGCCCCTCCACAATGCACCACTGCCCCCTTTGCCGCAGCCTCATCGAGGTGTGCGGCAATCGTCGCTGCCTGCTTTTCAGCAATGATGGGACCGATTTGGCCACTGTCGACGGATGGATAGGTTAGCTGCAGGCGCTTTGCCTTTTGGACCAGCATTGCGACAAAGGGCTCGAAGATGGCATCGGCAGCGTAAATGCGTTCGAGGGAGAGACAAGATTGACCGGTATTGACCGTCGAGCCCCACAAGATGGCTGAGGTGGCCAACTCTAGATTGGCGGAGGCCAGCACGATCGCCGGATCTTTGCCTCCCAGTTCTAAAAAAGCTGGAATAAAGCGCTTGGTTGCGGCCTCTGCTACTGTCCGGCCCGTTGCCACACTGCCCGTAAAGCAGACTAGATCGACGCAGTCGATTGCAGCAGCCCCCGTATCGCCTGCCCCCTCCACATAAGCCAAGACATCTCGAAGCTGGGGGACAGCGGCGATCGCCTCTGACAGCGGTTTGATAAATCGGGGGGCAATTTCACTCGGCTTCACGACGACGGCACAACCAGCCAGCAGGGCCGGGATGGTGTCGATCGCAGACAGCAAAAGTGGAAAGTTCCAGGGGCTGATAACACCGACTAAAGCATAGGGAACTGACTGCTGTTGCAATCGGATGAAGGGGATGGCGCTGGACTTCGGTTCTGGTTCCGCCAGCAATTGGGGGGCTAGCCGACACCAGCGATCGATGCTGGAGATAACCGAATCCAGTTCGAGCGCGGATTCCGTTCGTCTGCCCGTGTCGGCAGTCAATGCCTGTACTAGTTTCTGCTTGCGGGCCAACAAAGACTGCTTCCATCTTTGCAGTGCCTCGATGCGTTGTTCCAGCCCTCCCGCCTGCCAGTCGAGTTGAGCAGTTCGCAGGCGATCGCATCGCTCGGCCAGCCGATCCCGTTCTGGAGGCTCGATCCAGTAGTCAACCATTCCCGTGCGGGGATTGCGAACGCCAATGGGGCCAGCCATCTCTCAAATCATCCCGAGCTCGTCTAAACGCTCGATGGTTTCTTGCTGAGTTTGCCTAAAGTGCGATCGTTCCACTTTACCCTCCAGCATGGTGTTGGGGGGATATATGCGCGCTTGGCGATAGCAATCGGCATAGAGCTCCGGTCGCTGTCGGGCCAGCAGATTATTTAAACCCAGTTGGCGGCGAAATCGTCTCGAGGCTGCCAGATCGATGTCTGCAAAGGCGGCCATACTTTCTCCGGCACCAGTCTCGGCCAAAACCAGTCCTCGATAGTCTACGATTTGGGAGCCGCCGTCCGTTGAGGAACTAGGGATATTGGTGTTAGCGATACCTGCGGTATTGGCGGAGATGACATAGGCGGAATTTTCGATCGCGCGGGCGATTTTGGCGATGTCTTTCGGCGATCGCCCCTTGCCGTAAATTTCTGACGTGGGATGCAGAAAAATTTCCGCCCCCCGCAGGGCCAAGCAGCGCGCCACTTCTGGGAACAAAATCTCATCGGAGGCTACGGCAGCAAGATTGCCGATGGCGGTTTTAGCCACCGGAAAAGCACCGTCGAGACCGTAACAGTCGAGATATCGCTCCCAGACATCGTGTGGGGTGGGAGCAAACATGGAATTGAGCCGTCGATAGCGCAGGACGAGCGAGCCTGTCGGGGCGATCGTAAAGCAGCTCTGGAAGTACAGATCTGGAAAATTGGGATCGAGTTCGTAGGCATTTCCAGCTAAAAAGATATTGTGCTTTTGGGCAATCTGTCCCAGCGAGTCGTAGAGCGGATCGTCCATGTCTAAGCAGGCTTTTTCTGCCCAAGCGACTACTGACTCTCCCATCGGGAAACCCGTCAGTACGTATTCGGGCAAGACTACCAGGCGACAGTCGGGGCCAATAAAGGCAAGGCTGGCGGCAATTTGAGACTCTAGGCGATCGAGAGTCTGTTGCATCAGCGATCGCGCTTCAGTGCGATTTCGAGCCCGATTGACGGCCGAGCAGGTCACTTGGAGCGCTAATGCTTTGAATGAATCAATCGCCATCAGTCAACCTCTAGTTTCACTCGATCGTGAGTGGGTGCATCTACTCGGACGTCATTCCGCGACGATCCCGAAGACTGTATCTCGGTAAGCTACTCGCAGGTTAATCAAGCATCGATGGTGGGTGTAACCCAGTTTTAAGCCAAAATCTTCTCGTTTAAGCAGAGACTCGTGGTTTTGAGAATGTGTCTATTAGACCCTCTCACTAGCGCTGTGGTTCGCTGCATTAGCCCCCTAAATCCCCCATTCTGGGGGACTTGAGTACAGTTCCAGTTGAGGGTTGGGAGGCGGAGAAGGCGATGGAGAAAGTTGTAGAACGAAGCCAATAGCCTCTCGGAAGTCCCCCACTGGTGGGGGATTTAGGGGGCCGAGTGCAATGCCTGAAAACTCCAGATCTCAATCTGGATGGGGTTTAACTAATTGACATCTCGAGCGGCTAACATCGCGTTAATGTGGGTAAAGATACGATCTAGCTCCGAGATCGCATCTAGTTCACTAATTTCATCGAGAGTTAACGATTCATTCTTCTTCCTGTCCAGCAGAGTTTCCATGCGAAGTTGAAGCGACTCACTAAACTTAAATAAATAAAAATCTCCGACCTTTTCAAGCTGCATTTCATGAATCAGTGAAGATGGTTGCTTAAGGGTTGCAATCATTTCTACTCCTGTGATACTTCGCCCCAGATACAGTTATCTCGTACATTCATCCCAATTATAACTAGCTAGGCTCTATAGAGATTACAAAGGGGATCGACCTTTATGCCATTGCTTTCGGGGACACCCCATAGGGGCGTTTCAAATACTGCCCGCAGGGCGAACCGATGACTTGTCCTTTGTCGTAAATCAGATTGCCGCGCAAAAATGTACTCTTGACTCGCCCAGTCAATTCCATCCCCTCAAACGGCGAATAGCCCTGCTGGGACTCAGACTCTTCGGCACGAACCACAAAGGATTCGTTCGGATCGAAAAGCACGAAGTCGGCATCGTATCCAATGGCAATATCCCCTTTTTCCAACAATCCAAATCGCTGGGCAGGATTCCAACACAACATCTCGGCCATGCGATTGTAGGACAAGCCGCGCTTGCTACCTTCGCTAAACACGCCAGAGAGTAAGTATTCCGTACCGCCAAAACCAGATTTTGCCAGCCAGATATTGTCGGGGTCTTGCAGACTTGCTTTCTTCTCAGCAGAGCAACAGGCGTGGTCGCTGACGATCCAATCAATTTGGCCGTTCGAGACTGCCTGCCACAAATATTCCACATCAGCTCGGGATCGAATGGGGGGGTTGACCTTAGCCCATTTGCCTGTGGGGGCGTCCACATCTAAGAGCAAATGACCGACTGTCACTTCTCGCTTGAAATTGATCTGAGGAAAGGCCACATCCATCATCAGAGCAGCATCTAATGCTTTACGGGAACTGAGGTGTAGCAGATTGATATTGGCACAATTGGTCTCGTGAGCTAAGTAGGAGGCGATAAATATGGCTAGCCCTTCTGAATGGGGCGGACGGGCAGCACTGTAGGCTCTGAGACCGCTGAGATTGCGATCGCCCTCGACAATTTTGGTATAAGCACTCAAGATTTCAGCGACTTCGCAGTGAAGGCTGAGGCTGATGAAATCATTGGCTTCTGGGTAACGTTCTCTCAGTTTAGTCAGGCCGCGCATAATAAATTCAAAATGAGCAAAATCGTAGCGTTCCTCTGGCTCAATCATGAGGAAAAAGTTTTGCTTGTCTGAGAGACCGTGCAGGCCGTAGCCGCCGTAGAACATAAAAATTTTGAACGACGAGATGCCATGCTCTTCAAAAAGCCACTGCATTTCGTCAATATGCTGGCCACTAATGGGTGCAATATGGTAGCCATAATCGACAAAAAACTTCCCGTCTGACAGTGCCAGTACCTCGGGAAAGAAATCCTGATAAGGTCCGCCTTTATTGAGGTAATACTGACCGGTACGGATATAATTCAAGCTTGTCGTCACCCCCCCCATCGCCGCTGCTCTACTTTCGGTCGCGGCATCTTTGTCGAGAGGTTGATAGATACCGACGTGCATGTGGGAGTCAATCACCCCAGGAAAACCCAGCAGGTTTTGAGCGTCGAACACATCTTTTGCACGATCGCCACAAATATCCCGCTCGATGCAGGCAAATTTGCCATCCTTTATGCCCAAATCTAGCTGTTCGACAGTCGGGTGATTGGGGCGAACCAGGCGCACATTTTTGATAACTTTGTCCAGAACTGTGGCTTCAGACACGATGGACCTCATGTGTGGCTAGAGAGGAAATCGGAGGAGGAAAGCTTGCCTGTTAGTTTTGAGAAATTTTATACAACTTTATGCTAAGAATTGGGTCTATCTTAGGCTTGTAGGGCTTTGTCCCATTCTAACTGATGGGCTAAACCATACTTGATGAAATCTGCTTTTTCAGCTTTGTCGCTTTTGCCAAATACTCCTAAGCTATAGGGATTATCCTGCATGCGTTTTTTGACTAGATCTGTTTCAAATGCGATCGCTTTCTCTCTCGGCATATCGGGTTTAAAGAAGTCTACGATTAAGACAGTTCTATCGCGATCGGTATAATTATGCGGACAGTGTGGATAGCTATGATCTAAAACCATGAACTCGCCTTCATGCCAAAAGAGCTCGTCGTGACAGATCTTCATCGCGACATCTCCCTTTGGCACGATCAATCCTAGATAGCCGCGATTCATATGGGGGTGATTGTTCACATGCAGTTTGATATCTAGCCCCGGATAGTAAGTGCCAAAGTAGACATTCCTGAGGATGTCATCGTCAGTGGAATTTATCGTTGCGATCGCCTCCGACAATTTTGAAAAATATTTCTCCCTTAACTCCAGTGCTCGTTCTGAGGCATGATGTGAATCGTAATTAGGATAATGTATGTGATGTACCCTAATGTATTCTTCAATAAAGATGCCTTGGAACAATATTCCGAAAGCACTATATTTGCCTTTTCCTTTAGTCTTCAGTGTTTTACTTTTCGGCCCCAGTACATTATAGGCGAATGCTAACTCTTCACTAGAGGCATTTTGGTTGAATTGTGTAAACTCATCCCTAATAGTCTGCCACTTTGCTTGGAAGCCCTTGAGAAAGGGAAATTGCTCTGGGTCTAAACGGTATTCGGTGTAACTTCCCATTTGTACTTCTCCTGCATATTCTTAAGGGTCGCCGTATAAAGGGGACGAGATCTTCTCAATTGTAACGCTAAGTACATTTCGCTAAAATAAAGCATTTGGCTGGACTTCCACCTGTTAGCCTTAGCGATTAGGAATGAATATGCTAATGTAGGTAGAAGAGCCTAGTAATGTTGTTGAATCGCTAGAGTTAATCTACCTTTCAACTCGTGACGCGCATGTATCGGAGGATAGCCGTGAAAATCCCCAATTGGAAGGCTAGCGGTCAGCCGCAAGAAAAGGGCCGCAAGCGACATCGTCGCCGCCAACAAAAAGCTAAAGCCTTCAAAGCTCTAGCAGCAAGACTGAAAAGACCTCGGCATTGGGCTGGGGTCTTTCAGTTTGATGGGTTATGACGGTTACAGCGATCGCAAACGTCGCCTTTCCTTCTGGCAGAGAAGATAATGGAGGTAGGAGCTTAGGGCACTCCAATGGTTGCCACAGAATCGCAAGCTAACACCGACACGACCGGCTTAGTCTCCCCCAATCCCTACCGCTGCTCCAATCGCGAAGGGCAATGTACGGTGGTAACGGAGACTAGAGGTCTGTTGACAGGGAGGCGGGTTGTGCGCGGACGAGAATCGGAATGCGAGCAAATCCATTGAGATACGAATCAATGTTCCCATCTTGCTTGACCTGACACCTGTCGAACTGACGTTGCTTGCAACGGCATGGCTAACCAGAAATCAATGGTCCGAGAAAATTGGATCTCGAGATGTGGGTGAAAGCATATTTCTGTCGCTAGCTGCTACCTATTGATAGAATGGAATCTAATGTTTCTGCTCAATGCTTTGTTCTATGCCTGCTGAAACTCTCTCGCGCTACGTTACTCGCAATACTGAGATTTTGAGCGGAGAGCCAATTATTCTGGGCACTCGTACATCTGTTCGTGCTATTGTTGGCTTGTGGCGGCTTGGCATTATGCCAGAAGAAATCTTAAACCATTTGCCTCACCTAAGTCTAGCGCAAGTGTTTGACGCCTTGAGCTTCTATCTAGATTGTCAGGCAGAGATTAATGAATACATTGAGCAAAATCGGGTACCCGACGAACTCGTGCATCCATCTGTGAGAGCCGCATTGGATGCCTCGTGACAACTTTTGCGGCACTTTACACAGATGAGGATATCTCGGCTCTGGTTGCCACGTTGTTGAGATCGCGCGGTTTAGATATTATGACTGTTCCCGAACAAGCAACCCTTGGCAAAACAGATCGCGAGCAACTTGAGTTTGCTACGTCCATTAACCGGTGTATTTTAACCCATAACCGAGTTGATTTTGAGCGGTTGCACCTACAGTATGTGGAAGAAGATAAACAGCACTCTGGAATTATTGTTGTGCCTCAGAAAAGAGCCTATGAAGTTGCCAAACGGGTTGGCATTTTGGTGAATGCACTGACGGCTGAGGAGATCGGGAATCAATTGCTTTATGCCTAAATTTTTTGACGATGTCCATCTACCGCGAACGGGCAAGCACTTCGCATCGCACGATCGCCACCTGCCTCTCTCTAGCCATTCCACCCCGGAACCGCCATCATAAATGCAGTCAAACTTTATCGAGAGTTCCACTCGTGCGCCAACTCAAACCTGCTTTTGGCATCATTGCCCTCTTGCTCGCCTTCACCTTTGGATTCAACCCACCTGCTATGGCTGCCAGCCCCAACAACCAAGCTACCCAGCAAATGATTGTCAAGGCCGATCCCGATCGCGTCTTCTCCGTTGCACAACAAGCCTTTACCGCTTGGCCTCGCGGCGAGTTCGTCGCCGCAGATGCCGAAACCCATGTCGTGAAAGGATTATCTCGCACTAAAGTGTTCAAATTTGTCGATGACATCACCGTGGCGATCGCCCCCACCAGCGACGATCCCCCTCAAACCCAACTGTCGATCCAATCTGTCGGTCGCATGGGCGAATACGACTTTGGCGGCAATCAACGTAATATTAACGAATACGTCGAAACGCTGAAATCCTTTCTCTAAAACACATAGCGATGCGATCGACAGGGGCGTTAGACTCTCGGAAGCACCTATAGAGAATTTGGGCCAGACAGACATGGGAACGAACACTGGACGCTGGATGGCGATCGCCGTTGCTGCCGCCTTACCGGCGAGCATCGTTACAACCCCTGCCCTAGCCCAATTCATCAGTCCCATCCTCAACCCTTTAGTGGGTGCTTGGCTCGAATCAGAAGTCGATAGCGTCGACAATCTCTCCGTCTCCATTAGCGGTCGCGATCGCGACATCCTCGGCGGCACCATCGAACGGGCTGAAGTCTCGGGAGACAACTTAGTCCGGGATGGTTTCCACATCACCACAGTTCAATTAGACGGACGCAACATTCGCCTCAACACCCAAGCTGCTCTACGCGGCGAATCTCTGCGCTTAATCGAACCCCTGCCGGTCGCCGTGCAAATGCGCTGGAGCGAAGCGGATCTCAACCAGTCTTTGCAGGCCCCATTGATTCAATCGCAGCTAGAAGCAGCTCGAGTCAAACTTCCCTTTGGCGACGAGCAATCGGTGGCTTTTCTCATCCGCGATCCGCAAGTCACGCTGCAAAATGGAGCGCTTCAGCTCGACGCCACCCTCGACATGCCTGGTGGCGACGCCGTACCGATCTCAATTGCGACTCAACTGCAAGCCCAAAACAGCAACCAACTGCTGCTAGTCAATCCCGTTTGGCTCAGTGGCGAAACTGCCATCCCGATTGAAGGGCTCGATCGCATGCTTCTCGACCTCGGCGAAGATGTCAGCGTGACTCGCCTTCAACTATTAGCGGGCGAACTACTGTATGACGGCACCGTCACCATTCAGCCTTGAGTATATTCAGTCAACTCAGCCGTTCGTGCAAGTCACACTAAACGTCATGGGCAAGCCAATGAATCGATTCTGATAGATTGCAAAAGAGGAAGCACGAGAACGTTTCACCATCTTCTCTAGGCGCTTGAAGGAAAACAAATAAAGACTGTCTCTATCATAAGCTGGCTTGTTTTTACCGCACCACTTATAAAATAGATCGTCATGCCAGTGTAAGAAGAAAACGCTAGTGTGCGATTCGATAGGGAAGTATTTATTTGGAGTTGTAAAAAAGACATTTTTCGATACGCGCATCATTTCATTGAGAAACAATAGTTGCGATCGATCGTCGCCAACATGCTCGATCACTGCATTGCTAAACACCCAATCAAACTCTTTGTCTGCAAAAGGGAACTTTCCACCTGAATATTGAACAAATTTTTTCCCGGGGAATTTACCTTCCATACCGATGAGCTCTCGCACTCCTAGGCCAGTATAGGTTTCTGGCTTGTAACGATAATTCTTGAGAAAGTAGTTTCGAGCAGGTTTTGCCCTGTTTGATTCTGGCGATACTCCTACATCTAAAACAGTC is from Synechococcus sp. PCC 7336 and encodes:
- a CDS encoding DUF2993 domain-containing protein, whose translation is MGTNTGRWMAIAVAAALPASIVTTPALAQFISPILNPLVGAWLESEVDSVDNLSVSISGRDRDILGGTIERAEVSGDNLVRDGFHITTVQLDGRNIRLNTQAALRGESLRLIEPLPVAVQMRWSEADLNQSLQAPLIQSQLEAARVKLPFGDEQSVAFLIRDPQVTLQNGALQLDATLDMPGGDAVPISIATQLQAQNSNQLLLVNPVWLSGETAIPIEGLDRMLLDLGEDVSVTRLQLLAGELLYDGTVTIQP
- a CDS encoding DUF1499 domain-containing protein, with translation MSIYRERASTSHRTIATCLSLAIPPRNRHHKCSQTLSRVPLVRQLKPAFGIIALLLAFTFGFNPPAMAASPNNQATQQMIVKADPDRVFSVAQQAFTAWPRGEFVAADAETHVVKGLSRTKVFKFVDDITVAIAPTSDDPPQTQLSIQSVGRMGEYDFGGNQRNINEYVETLKSFL
- a CDS encoding DUF5615 family PIN-like protein; this encodes MTTFAALYTDEDISALVATLLRSRGLDIMTVPEQATLGKTDREQLEFATSINRCILTHNRVDFERLHLQYVEEDKQHSGIIVVPQKRAYEVAKRVGILVNALTAEEIGNQLLYA
- a CDS encoding methyltransferase domain-containing protein, with translation MSILKKIQNRLMRFSREQKLRQFYSLFKEGETVLDVGVSPESNRAKPARNYFLKNYRYKPETYTGLGVRELIGMEGKFPGKKFVQYSGGKFPFADKEFDWVFSNAVIEHVGDDRSQLLFLNEMMRVSKNVFFTTPNKYFPIESHTSVFFLHWHDDLFYKWCGKNKPAYDRDSLYLFSFKRLEKMVKRSRASSFAIYQNRFIGLPMTFSVTCTNG